From Anaerotignum faecicola, the proteins below share one genomic window:
- a CDS encoding flavodoxin yields MKKQVLLILSFIFLFSFVACSSEDEESISTALNQTDKDFLLYEKDVQINESALPQETSDGNSVLIAYFSWADNAVVEGETDAVTSPSVIAPGNVAQMAYWIEEEIGGDLFSIQVTQPYSSDWDACLERANQERSDNARPELIKTVENMEGYDTVFLGYPNWWYGAPMALLSFMEQNDLSGKKIYLFCSHGTGGLANSVEDIKEVLPENAQLSENVFDIYEEDVPNSQNDVISWLEALGY; encoded by the coding sequence ATGAAAAAACAGGTGTTACTTATTTTGTCTTTCATTTTTCTGTTTTCATTTGTAGCATGTAGTTCAGAAGATGAAGAATCAATATCAACAGCCTTAAATCAGACAGATAAGGATTTCCTTTTATATGAAAAAGATGTTCAAATAAATGAATCTGCATTACCACAAGAAACTTCTGATGGAAATAGTGTTCTTATAGCGTATTTTTCCTGGGCAGATAACGCTGTGGTTGAAGGCGAAACAGATGCAGTAACTTCTCCTAGTGTAATTGCCCCTGGTAATGTTGCCCAGATGGCGTACTGGATAGAGGAAGAAATTGGGGGAGATTTATTCTCTATTCAAGTGACACAGCCGTATTCCAGTGATTGGGATGCATGTTTGGAAAGAGCTAATCAGGAGCGTTCAGATAACGCAAGACCAGAATTAATAAAAACTGTGGAGAACATGGAAGGCTATGATACAGTATTTCTTGGCTATCCTAATTGGTGGTATGGTGCTCCTATGGCACTTTTATCTTTTATGGAACAAAATGATTTGTCTGGAAAGAAAATTTATCTGTTCTGCTCGCATGGAACAGGTGGTCTTGCAAACAGTGTTGAGGATATTAAAGAAGTGCTGCCTGAAAATGCGCAATTATCAGAAAATGTGTTTGATATTTATGAGGAAGATGTGCCAAACTCACAAAATGATGTGATCAGCTGGTTGGAAGCATTAGGATATTAG
- a CDS encoding MATE family efflux transporter produces the protein MPITFDLNKEVYLLFSNQSLKKLLIPLVIEQILSIMVGITDTIMVSSAGEAAVSGVALADMIDYFVITVLAAVATGGAVIVSQYIGRGQKDKAKESAGQLLLISVIISIGIMVLCLLFRYSLLQVLFGRVEDNVMRSAMIYFSITACSFPFLGIYNASAALFRSMGKTNMTMYVSLFMNIVNIIGDFIGVQIFHAGVAGVAVPTLISRALSAIIMTVLAFNRNYLIFLCFKNIFTWKQDLLQKIMRIAVPGGIENGLFALGRVLVTSIVSLFGTEQIAANGVANSIDQIAVMVVNAVNLAMITVVGQCIGAGLPDDAQNYTKKLMKVSYVSTALLGGIVCILLPLILQFYHLSGETLRYAAILIVMHNILAFVLHPTSFNLANSLRASGDASFTMFVGIGSMVLFRLGSAVFFGIVLHFGIIGVWIAMGMDWLARSIAFCYRYKSGKWRTMKSI, from the coding sequence TTGCCGATTACTTTTGATTTAAACAAAGAGGTGTATTTGTTGTTTAGCAATCAATCATTGAAGAAATTATTAATTCCATTGGTGATAGAACAAATTTTGTCTATTATGGTTGGGATAACAGATACCATAATGGTTTCTTCCGCAGGAGAAGCTGCCGTTTCTGGTGTGGCTTTGGCAGATATGATAGATTATTTTGTTATAACAGTATTAGCTGCTGTTGCGACTGGAGGCGCGGTGATTGTTTCGCAATATATTGGCAGAGGTCAAAAGGACAAAGCGAAAGAGTCAGCAGGTCAACTGCTATTAATATCTGTAATCATATCTATTGGGATTATGGTGTTGTGTTTGTTGTTTCGGTATAGTTTGCTGCAAGTGCTTTTTGGGCGAGTTGAAGATAATGTAATGAGATCTGCTATGATTTATTTTTCTATTACTGCGTGTTCCTTTCCTTTTCTTGGCATTTATAATGCTTCAGCAGCATTATTTCGTTCTATGGGAAAAACGAACATGACAATGTATGTTTCGTTGTTTATGAATATAGTAAATATCATTGGAGATTTCATTGGTGTACAGATATTTCATGCCGGAGTTGCAGGGGTGGCTGTTCCTACATTAATTTCAAGAGCATTGTCAGCAATAATAATGACAGTGTTGGCATTTAATAGGAACTACTTAATTTTTCTTTGTTTCAAAAATATTTTTACATGGAAACAGGATTTACTGCAAAAAATTATGCGTATTGCTGTTCCAGGTGGAATTGAAAATGGTTTGTTTGCTTTGGGGAGAGTACTCGTTACCAGTATCGTATCCCTTTTTGGCACAGAACAGATTGCAGCTAACGGAGTAGCAAACAGTATCGATCAAATTGCTGTTATGGTTGTGAATGCAGTCAATTTAGCAATGATTACCGTGGTGGGACAGTGTATTGGAGCAGGACTGCCAGATGATGCCCAAAACTATACAAAAAAACTGATGAAGGTATCTTATGTTTCTACCGCTTTATTAGGTGGTATTGTTTGTATACTATTGCCACTTATTTTACAGTTTTATCATTTATCGGGAGAAACGCTGCGATATGCTGCAATACTGATTGTGATGCATAATATATTGGCATTTGTTCTTCATCCAACATCTTTTAATTTGGCAAACAGCCTGCGTGCATCAGGAGATGCAAGTTTTACAATGTTTGTAGGAATTGGCTCAATGGTGCTGTTTCGGCTTGGTTCTGCTGTTTTTTTCGGTATTGTACTTCATTTTGGAATTATTGGCGTTTGGATTGCCATGGGCATGGACTGGCTGGCAAGGTCTATTGCGTTTTGCTACCGATATAAGAGCGGAAAGTGGAGAACAATGAAAAGTATTTGA
- a CDS encoding DUF4405 domain-containing protein, producing the protein MKPRMIQKMFIDIFMTILLLCQMPYMLIGEIAHEWIGIAMFILFILHHILNWRWYRSLLKGKYTMLRIVHTVINFFVLFCMIGLMISSVIISREVFSSLPIEGRMGFARLLHMASAYWGFIFMSIHIGLHWGMIMNLGSKALKQKKLCKAQIFMLRIIIFFICIIGIYEFLENDLLSYMFLKNQFVFFDVNQPLPIFLMEYISMMVFWICISYYTAKVIKNNK; encoded by the coding sequence TTGAAACCCAGAATGATACAAAAAATGTTCATTGACATATTTATGACAATTTTGCTCCTGTGTCAAATGCCATATATGCTAATTGGAGAAATTGCTCATGAATGGATAGGTATTGCAATGTTTATACTGTTTATTTTGCATCATATTCTAAACTGGAGATGGTATAGGAGCCTTTTGAAAGGAAAATACACAATGCTTCGGATTGTTCATACAGTCATAAATTTTTTCGTGCTGTTTTGTATGATAGGATTAATGATTAGCAGTGTTATCATATCAAGAGAGGTTTTTTCGTCTCTTCCGATTGAAGGAAGAATGGGATTTGCAAGATTGCTTCATATGGCGTCAGCATATTGGGGATTTATTTTCATGAGCATACATATTGGTTTGCATTGGGGAATGATAATGAATTTGGGGTCAAAAGCATTGAAACAAAAGAAGCTATGTAAGGCACAGATTTTTATGTTGCGGATTATTATATTTTTCATTTGTATCATTGGTATTTATGAGTTTTTAGAAAATGACTTACTGTCTTACATGTTTTTAAAAAATCAGTTTGTATTTTTTGACGTAAATCAACCACTACCAATATTTTTAATGGAATATATCTCAATGATGGTATTCTGGATTTGTATTTCCTATTACACAGCCAAGGTGATAAAAAATAACAAATAA
- a CDS encoding flavodoxin, with product MRILKHILMIALIFLMAFSTMTVAFAAVEDTGFSDVSADAWYTDAVMYCTENSLMSGTDETAFSPNESMTRAMLATVLYRMDDSPSVTGTDHFTDTEEDAWYSDGVLWASQNGIISGYNNDTFGTEDAVTREQIAAILWRYAGSPETDVKADFSDEEQISSWAKQAVDWAQSSGYMSGTTGNRFNPVGNATRAEVAAVIMRYQVGQNVSPSEPEMDVNTDTEQNVLVAYFSCTGNTEGVANRISSILDADLYEIIPQIPYTDEDLNYGDDSSRTSLEMNDPSARPAISGNIENMDEYDVVFIGYPIWWGEAPRIINTFLESYDFSGKTIIPFCTSGSSGIGSSAQEIQNSTENAVWMDGHRFGAGATESDVRSWIDGLEVDFVTLAND from the coding sequence ATGCGAATTTTGAAACATATTTTAATGATTGCTCTGATATTTTTAATGGCGTTTTCAACAATGACAGTTGCTTTTGCGGCAGTTGAGGATACAGGATTTTCTGATGTATCTGCAGATGCGTGGTATACAGACGCAGTCATGTATTGTACAGAAAATAGCTTAATGAGTGGCACAGACGAAACGGCATTTTCTCCAAATGAGTCTATGACAAGAGCAATGCTTGCAACAGTATTATACCGTATGGATGATAGTCCATCAGTTACAGGAACAGATCATTTTACAGACACAGAAGAGGATGCTTGGTATTCTGATGGAGTTTTGTGGGCATCCCAAAACGGGATCATAAGCGGTTATAACAACGATACTTTTGGTACAGAAGATGCTGTAACAAGGGAGCAGATTGCAGCTATTTTGTGGCGTTACGCTGGAAGTCCGGAAACTGATGTAAAAGCAGATTTTTCTGATGAAGAACAGATTTCATCATGGGCAAAGCAGGCAGTGGATTGGGCACAAAGTAGTGGATATATGAGCGGAACAACAGGCAACAGATTTAACCCTGTGGGAAATGCAACAAGAGCGGAAGTAGCAGCGGTAATAATGAGATATCAGGTTGGACAAAATGTATCTCCTTCTGAGCCAGAAATGGATGTAAATACGGATACAGAGCAAAATGTTCTGGTGGCATATTTTTCTTGTACAGGAAATACGGAAGGAGTAGCAAACCGCATAAGCAGCATTTTGGATGCAGATTTATATGAGATTATTCCTCAAATTCCATATACTGATGAGGATTTAAACTATGGTGATGATTCTAGTCGTACCAGTTTGGAGATGAATGATCCAAGTGCAAGACCTGCAATTTCAGGAAACATAGAGAATATGGATGAGTATGATGTTGTCTTTATTGGCTATCCTATTTGGTGGGGTGAAGCACCAAGAATTATAAACACGTTTTTGGAAAGCTATGACTTTAGTGGAAAAACAATCATTCCGTTTTGTACTTCTGGTAGCAGTGGTATAGGTTCCAGTGCACAAGAAATTCAAAATTCAACTGAAAATGCAGTATGGATGGATGGTCACAGATTTGGAGCAGGTGCAACGGAATCAGATGTAAGATCTTGGATAGATGGTCTGGAAGTGGATTTTGTAACTTTAGCTAATGATTAA